From the Malus domestica chromosome 17, GDT2T_hap1 genome, one window contains:
- the LOC139193392 gene encoding putative pentatricopeptide repeat-containing protein At1g16830, whose protein sequence is MLDKGLTPDKYTFVGLVDGLCKARRVDEAVDAYHGILQSFPGQDAYIHTVVMDGLIKVRKFNAAIRVFRKAVEEGYTLDVAAYTVAIIGLFMGGRAGEAWSLYCHMKEVGLALTVHTYNVMVSGFVKERDLNMVNLMLQEMIEAKVELSSNTFLRLSKFLCRPYHSNSVIELWIEMRSLGLISSKVVQELLSDEVAEGMKVDDGLIAFSDVTSETDRFVETSGSEDVYDVAASMA, encoded by the coding sequence ATGCTTGATAAAGGCCTTACCCCAGATAAGTATACTTTTGTTGGATTAGTAGATGGGTTATGCAAGGCAAGAAGAGTTGACGAAGCAGTTGATGCGTATCATGGGATTCTCCAGAGTTTCCCTGGACAGGATGCTTATATTCATACTGTGGTCATGGATGGGCTTATAAAGGTCCGTAAATTTAATGCGGCCATTAGAGTGTTTAGAAAAGCAGTTGAAGAGGGCTACACCCTTGATGTTGCAGCATACACAGTTGCCATTATAGGGCTCTTTATGGGTGGTAGAGCTGGAGAGGCTTGGTCACTCTATTGCCATATGAAGGAGGTCGGCTTGGCTCTTACTGTACATACATACAATGTAATGGTCTCTGGTTTTGTTAAAGAAAGAGATCTTAATATGGTTAATTTAATGCTACAAGAGATGATAGAAGCAAAAGTAGAACTGAGCTCCAATACTTTCTTGAGATTATCAAAATTCCTCTGTAGACCATATCATTCTAATTCAGTTATTGAACTATGGATTGAGATGAGAAGTTTGGGTTTGATATCTTCTAAAGTAGTGCAAGAATTACTTTCTGATGAAGTTGCCGAAGGCATGAAAGTAGATGATGGCCTAATTGCATTTTCAGATGTTACTTCAGAAACTGATCGATTTGTGGAGACATCTGGCTCTGAAGATGTTTATGATGTGGCTGCTTCAATGGCTTGA
- the LOC103417281 gene encoding putative pentatricopeptide repeat-containing protein At1g16830 isoform X3: protein MEIVWRFRYCFVPRGPTQIIRALRMLPICHFSSPKMCPTNKTQENFPKLFDRQTSKLNHQVVHSTLLNCPSDLIALRFFLWCAGQHNFFHSKIVIDHMVGVIKRVMEQYRTVKLVIRELESMGCVVKSQTFLLLLRIYWRGEMYTMVFEAIELMGTYGFTPNTFARNIIIDALFKIGHVDLAIKFLKETRRPNFLTFNIALCNLCNINDLYHIGDVFRMMLRWGYHPKVETFEMILSCLCKMGKIVEAHQVLGLLITLGSAVSVNVWSMLMNGFCRLQRLDVAGKLLEKMVETGSSPSIVTYTTLIRGFLKSNMVSEAFNILNIMESKGYALDLVLCNVLIDSFAKAGRCDDAIDVFVSMQSRNLAPDSCTVSSLLSTLCLSRRFDMLPKLVRGLDIEADLLL from the coding sequence ATGGAAATAGTATGGAGATTTAGGTATTGTTTTGTGCCCAGAGGGCCAACCCAAATCATCAGAGCACTGCGCATGCTGCCTATCTGCCACTTTTCATCACCAAAGATGTGTCCAACTAACAAAACCCAAGAAAATTTCCCGAAACTTTTTGACCGACAAACAAGTAAACTCAATCATCAAGTTGTGCATTCCACTTTATTGAACTGCCCTTCTGATTTGATTGCATTGAGATTCTTCTTGTGGTGTGCCGGacaacataatttttttcacaGTAAGATTGTGAttgatcacatggttggtgTGATCAAGCGCGTGATGGAACAATACAGAACCGTTAAATTGGTTATTAGGGAACTAGAGAGCATGGGGTGTGTTGTAAAATCTCAAACATTTTTGCTGTTGTTGAGGATTTATTGGCGTGGCGAAATGTATACAATGGTCTTTGAGGCTATTGAGCTAATGGGTACTTATGGCTTTACTCCAAACACATTTGCTCGTAACATAATCATTGATGCGTTGTTCAAAATTGGGCATGTGGATTTAGCTATTAAGTTTCTGAAAGAGACCCGAAGGCCAAATTTTTTGACTTTTAACATTGCACTGTGTAATTTATGTAATATCAATGATTTATATCACATTGGAGATGTGTTTAGAATGATGTTGCGATGGGGATATCACCCCAAAGTGGAGACATTTGAGATGATTTTGAGCTGTTTATGCAAAATGGGTAAAATAGTGGAGGCGCATCAAGTTTTGGGTCTATTGATTACTTTGGGTAGCGCTGTGTCTGTAAATGTTTGGAGTATGTTGATGAATGGGTTTTGTCGGTTGCAGAGACTTGATGTGGCTGGTAAGTTATTGGAGAAGATGGTTGAGACTGGTTCTTCACCTAGTATTGTAACGTACACAACTTTAATCAGGGGATTTTTAAAATCTAATATGGTTAGTGAAGCATTCAATATTCTAAATATTATGGAATCCAAAGGATATGCCCTTGACCTCGTTCTTTGTAATGTGTTAATAGATTCCTTTGCCAAAGCTGGGAGGTGTGATGATGCCATTGATGTTTTTGTTAGCATGCAATCACGGAACTTGGCTCCTGATTCTTGTACTGTCTCTTCATTATTATCCACCTTGTGTTTGTCTAGGAGGTTTGATATGTTACCCAAGTTGGTTCGTGGACTTGACATAGAAGCTGACTTATTGCTATGA